The window ACGCTGGCCGTACCCGGCCGCTATGCCCACACGCCGACGATGATGATCAACCTGGACGATTACGAGAATTTGGTGCGCCTGGCCGATGCCGCCCTGCGCGGCCTGACCCCCGACATCATTCGCCGCGCCTGAGCGGCCGTTTTTGGAGAGATAAGAGACCACATGAACGACCTGATTCGCTCGCTCGTCGAAGCCTATGGCCCATCCGGTTTTGAAGACCGGGTGCGCGATCTGATCCGCCCCCTGGTTGAGCCGCACGCCGACGAGGTGACCGTCGATGCGCTGGGCAACCTGATCGTCCACCGCCGCCCCGCCACCGACGCCGCCAACCCGCTCAAGGTGATGATCGCCGCCCACATGGACGAGATCGGCGTCATGGTGACCCACGTGACCGAAAAGGGCTTCCTGCGCTTCACCAATATCGGCGGCGTCGGTTCCCACACGCTGCTCGGCGGCCGGGTGCGCTTCGCCAACGGCACGGTGGGCGTCATCGGCTGCGACCGGCTCGACGACGCCAACACGATTCATCCGCTCAATAAGCACTTCATCGACGTGGGGGCCACCGGCCGCGACGATTGCCCGGTGCGCGTGGGCGATGCCGCCCATTTCGACCGCCCCTTTGAGGCGCGCGGCCAACACTTAACCGCCAAGAGCATGGATGATCGCATCGGTTGCGCCATCGCCATCGAGGCCCTGCGGCGGTTATCCGCCGGCTCCCACGATCTCTATTTCGTCTTCAGTGTGCAGGAAGAGGTGGGCACGCGCGGCGCGGAGGCGGCGGCCAACGGCATTATGCCCGACGTCAGCATCGCCCTGGACGTGACGCGTACCGGCGACGTGCCCGAATCGCGGCCGATGGACGTGCGCCTGGGTGCGGGGCCGGCCATCAAGGTCAAGGACAGCGGCATGATCGCCCATCCCGGCCTGGTGCGCCTGATGCGCCGCCGCGCCGAGGAAGCGGGCATCCCCTACCAGTTGGAAGTGCTGGAGGGCGGCACCACCGACGCCCGGCCGATGCAATTGGCCGGGGCGGGCAGCGCCGCCGGCTGCATCTCCATCCCCACGCGCTACATCCATTCGCCCAGCGAGACGTTGGACGCCGGCGACGTGGCCCAATGCGTCGATCTGTTGGTGGCGATCCTGTCGGGGGAAATGGACTTAGCTTAACAGCGCCAGGGCAGCCAGGGCCGCGGCCAGATCGTCGGGCAATTCGGCCGTCACGCGCACTTCCGCGCCGTCGGAGGGGCGGTGGAACGTCAATTCGGTGGCGTGCAGGAAGTGGCGCTTCAGCCCCAGCTTGTCCTTGCGCCGCCCATACAGGCTATCGGCCACGACCGGATAGCCGATGTAGGCCATGTGGACGCGAATCTGGTGCTTGCGGCCGGTGTGGGGGCGGCATTCCACAAAGGTATACTCCGGGTAATAGGTCAGCGCCCGGTAGGCGGTCTGGGCCGGGCGGGCGTCGCCGCTCTGGCTCGTGACGACGGCCATCTTCTGCCGGTGGCGCGGGTCGCGGCCGATGGGCGCGTCGATCGTCGCTTCCGGCGGCTGCAATGAGCCGTTGACCAGCGCCAGATAGACCTTCGCCACCGTTCGCTGCTTGAACTGGTTTTGCAACTGCCACAGCGCCTGATCGTGCTTGGCGGCGACGATGAGGCCGGACGTGTCCTTGTCCAGCCGGTGGACGATGCCCGGCCGCCGCTCGCCGCCCACGCCTTCCAGATCGGGGCAATGGGCCAGCAGGGCGTTCACCAGCGTGCCGCCGGCGTGGCCCAGCGACGGGTGGACGACCATGCCCGCCGGCTTGTTGACGACGATGAGATCGCTGTCCTCGTAGCGTATGTCGAGCGGGATGTCCTCGGCGGCGATCTCCGGCTCGACCACTTCGGGAATAGCGGCCCGCAGCGTCTCGCCGCCCACGATGCGGTAGCTGGGCTTGGCCCGCTCGCCGTCGATCATCACGTGCCCTTCGCGAATGAGCTTCTGCCATTGCATGCGCGAAAGCTCGGGCAGCGTGTCGGTGAGGGCCTTATCCAGCCGCTCGCCCACCGCGTCCAGCGTCACTTCGATTTCCCGGTTGTAGAGAGACATAGTGATTAGGAGATTACTCCTGAGGCTCGGCCGGGCGCAGCGCGCCGGGTTGGGCGGCCCGCAGCCGGCGCTCATCGCGCAGCAGCACGAGGCCGAACAGGATGACGCCGCCGACGAGGGCCATATCGGCCACGTTGAAGATGTACCACGGCCCGACATCGATGAAGTCGGTGACGTGACCTTGCCGCAGGCGGTCGGTCAGATTGCCCAGCGCGCCGCCCAACTGCAACCCCAGGGCCAGCCGCAGCAGCCATTGGCGGCCGGGCAGCGTCACGTTGAAGTAGACGATGGCCGAGGCCACGACGACGGCCAGGATGGCGAAAAACCAGCCGCTGCCCTGGAACAGGCCGAAGACCGCGCCGGTGTTGGCCGTGTGGGTGATGCGAAAAATGTTCGCCAGGGCCGGAATCGGCGCCCAGTAGCTGTAGAGCGGGATGCGCGTCTCGACCAGGTTCTTGGTCACCTGATCGATCAGTAAGACCGTGCCGGTGACGAGGAAAGGGAAAAGGATTTCCCCCAGCCGCGGCTTGGGCAGTGGGGGGGTGGCCGCGACCGCCGGCGTTACGGGGGTGATGGCGGGCGGCAACTGCTGCTCGTCCGCGTCGCCCACGATGTTTTCAGGATCGATCATGCTGCCATTGTACCAACCGCGCCCCGGCCAGGCCAAGAAGATTAAGGATGAGTTGGCCGCGTCGCCACGAGTACCGTCACCGCGCTGTGGCCGTCCTCGACATCCCACACTTCCACGTCGAAATCAGCCGCCGCGAGCCGCTCCGTCCAGTAGTCCCGCGTCTTGTCCGCGCCGTTTTGGCCCGTGTCGCGCTGTCCCGTAATGGCGTAGAGCCTTTCAATAGCGCGCACCAGGACGCCCCCGCCCATCAATCCGGCCTGCGGCACGATGACCAGCCGGCCACCCGGCCGCAGCACGCGCCGGATGGCGGCCAGCGTCGCCGGCTCCAGAATGTACGGCGCGGGAAACGCGGCGATTACGGCGTCGAAGGCCGCGGCGGCGAAGGGCAACGCCTGGCCGCGGCCGCGCACCAGCCGCGCCGGGAAGCCCCGACCACCCACCCGTCGCGCCGCCAGCCGCCCCATCTGCGGCGACAGGTCAAGGCCGATCGCCGGTCGCCCCTCGTCGGCCAGCCGCGCCAGCAAGTGCCCCGGCCCGTGGCCCAATTCCAGCACGCTGGCCCCGTTCACGAAAGGCAAGGCCGCCGCGCCCCAGTCTTGCCAGCGGCCGAGCGACACGGCCGCGCTAACAGCGTCATAAGCCCAGGCCAATTGATGATAGAGCAGGTGGAAAAAGCGCAAGAGAAGGTTGCGCCGCAGAGATGTCAACATCGACCGGCAGCCTCACGACACAGCTTGCAGCATGATCGCCCCTTGCGGCAGGGACGGCAAGGCCAACGCGCCATGCTCCACAACGAATTCAGCCCCCGACGCCCAATCCACAAAGCGCGCCTCATCGGCCACGCCGCCGTGGGCCACGTCGAGGACGCCGGCCGGTCTGGGGTTCTCGCCCCGGTGGGCGACGACGATGATCCGTTCGTCCACACTCTCGCGTTGGTAGGCAATCGTGTCCGGTTCAACCGCCAGCAATTGGAAGCCGCCGCGTTGCAATGCCGGCGACCGGCGGCGCAATTGGATCAGGTCGCGATGAAAGCGGTGGAGCGGCCGGTTCCAGCGCGTCTCGTCCCACACCATGCAGCCGCGCGCGGCCAGCGCCGGCAGGTCGGTCAGCCCGATCTCGTCGCCGTAGTAGAGGCCGGGCACGCCGGGGAAGGTCATCAGGATGGTGACGGCCAGACGGTGCAGAGCGTCGTTTTCGCCCAGCGTGGTGCGAATGCGCGGCGTGTCGTGGCTATCGAGGAGATTGTACTGTTGCCGGGCGATGGCCCAGGGCACGACGGCCAACCGGCTGCGCCACGTCTCGGCCAGGGCGGCCG is drawn from Candidatus Promineifilum breve and contains these coding sequences:
- a CDS encoding M42 family metallopeptidase, which gives rise to MNDLIRSLVEAYGPSGFEDRVRDLIRPLVEPHADEVTVDALGNLIVHRRPATDAANPLKVMIAAHMDEIGVMVTHVTEKGFLRFTNIGGVGSHTLLGGRVRFANGTVGVIGCDRLDDANTIHPLNKHFIDVGATGRDDCPVRVGDAAHFDRPFEARGQHLTAKSMDDRIGCAIAIEALRRLSAGSHDLYFVFSVQEEVGTRGAEAAANGIMPDVSIALDVTRTGDVPESRPMDVRLGAGPAIKVKDSGMIAHPGLVRLMRRRAEEAGIPYQLEVLEGGTTDARPMQLAGAGSAAGCISIPTRYIHSPSETLDAGDVAQCVDLLVAILSGEMDLA
- a CDS encoding RluA family pseudouridine synthase; this translates as MSLYNREIEVTLDAVGERLDKALTDTLPELSRMQWQKLIREGHVMIDGERAKPSYRIVGGETLRAAIPEVVEPEIAAEDIPLDIRYEDSDLIVVNKPAGMVVHPSLGHAGGTLVNALLAHCPDLEGVGGERRPGIVHRLDKDTSGLIVAAKHDQALWQLQNQFKQRTVAKVYLALVNGSLQPPEATIDAPIGRDPRHRQKMAVVTSQSGDARPAQTAYRALTYYPEYTFVECRPHTGRKHQIRVHMAYIGYPVVADSLYGRRKDKLGLKRHFLHATELTFHRPSDGAEVRVTAELPDDLAAALAALALLS
- the lspA gene encoding signal peptidase II, with product MIDPENIVGDADEQQLPPAITPVTPAVAATPPLPKPRLGEILFPFLVTGTVLLIDQVTKNLVETRIPLYSYWAPIPALANIFRITHTANTGAVFGLFQGSGWFFAILAVVVASAIVYFNVTLPGRQWLLRLALGLQLGGALGNLTDRLRQGHVTDFIDVGPWYIFNVADMALVGGVILFGLVLLRDERRLRAAQPGALRPAEPQE
- a CDS encoding class I SAM-dependent methyltransferase, which encodes MLTSLRRNLLLRFFHLLYHQLAWAYDAVSAAVSLGRWQDWGAAALPFVNGASVLELGHGPGHLLARLADEGRPAIGLDLSPQMGRLAARRVGGRGFPARLVRGRGQALPFAAAAFDAVIAAFPAPYILEPATLAAIRRVLRPGGRLVIVPQAGLMGGGVLVRAIERLYAITGQRDTGQNGADKTRDYWTERLAAADFDVEVWDVEDGHSAVTVLVATRPTHP